A DNA window from Aquarana catesbeiana isolate 2022-GZ linkage group LG01, ASM4218655v1, whole genome shotgun sequence contains the following coding sequences:
- the LOC141130342 gene encoding probable N-acetyltransferase camello produces the protein MAEFTIRVYKNKDYNVVRMLFAEGMLEHFPATCAHLLKLPRSQFILFISFISLLLVSKSYLLSLISLAVVFMGGRRLLTKEFHQYINQCQREDLLDIEESYMASNNSCFWVAESDGRVVGMVGAQSAPRSSEVMLLKRLSVAKDQRHKGIAKALCVKVIDFARQRGYQKVTLETSMVQLAAHKLYETMGFQKTDDKVFPSLFGRFSNFSILTFEYQIKE, from the coding sequence ATGGCCGAATTCACAATCCGAGTGTATAAGAACAAAGACTACAATGTGGTCCGGATGTTGTTTGCCGAGGGGATGCTGGAGCACTTTCCGGCCACCTGTGCCCACTTGTTGAAGCTCCCCCGGTCCCAGTTTATCCTCTTCATCTCCTTCATCAGCCTCCTTTTAGTCTCCAAGTCCTACTTGCTCTCTCTCATCAGCCTGGCTGTTGTGTTCATGGGCGGTCGCCGTCTACTGACCAAAGAGTTCCACCAGTACATAAACCAGTGTCAACGAGAGGACTTGCTGGACATTGAGGAGTCTTACATGGCCAGCAACAACTCCTGCTTCTGGGTGGCAGAGTCCGACGGCCGAGTTGTTGGGATGGTCGGCGCCCAGTCAGCCCCTCGTTCTAGTGAAGTGATGCTGCTCAAGCGTCTGTCGGTGGCCAAAGACCAGAGGCACAAAGGCATTGCCAAAGCCCTGTGCGTAAAGGTCATTGACTTTGCTCGCCAACGGGGGTACCAAAAGGTGACACTGGAGACCTCTATGGTACAACTTGCTGCTCACAAATTATACGAAACAATGGGATTTCAGAAGACCGACGACAAGGTCTTCCCATCACTGTTTGGAAGATTTTCAAACTTCTCCATCCTGACTTTTGAATATCAAATCAAAGAATAA